In the genome of Streptomyces pactum, one region contains:
- a CDS encoding PPOX class F420-dependent oxidoreductase has translation MTVTFGERARRLLDDPNPAVLATVNPDGSPQTSVVWVTREGDDLLISTQEGRRKERNVVRDPRVSLTVYDPRDPLRYLEVRGTATVTEDHGRQVAVRVAEEYEGEGAGEEYRQLPPEVVRVVIRIRPRRVVGTAAD, from the coding sequence ATGACGGTTACCTTCGGCGAACGGGCCCGCAGGCTCCTGGACGACCCCAACCCCGCGGTGCTGGCCACGGTCAACCCCGACGGCAGCCCCCAGACCTCGGTGGTGTGGGTCACCCGGGAGGGCGACGACCTGCTCATATCCACCCAGGAGGGCCGGCGCAAGGAGCGGAACGTCGTCCGTGACCCGCGGGTGAGCCTGACCGTCTACGACCCCCGGGACCCGCTCCGCTACCTGGAGGTGCGCGGGACGGCCACCGTCACCGAGGACCACGGGCGGCAGGTGGCCGTCCGGGTGGCGGAGGAGTACGAGGGGGAGGGCGCCGGCGAGGAGTACCGGCAACTGCCCCCGGAGGTCGTCCGGGTGGTGATCCGGATACGGCCCCGGCGGGTGGTGGGGACCGCCGCGGACTGA
- a CDS encoding (2Fe-2S)-binding protein — MTVDAALGAAGAVGPFFAVRTGPPGPGGPRAEGYVPLAEAYGPPALPGPRREGEERAPAAVRSGPAAATPPAGPPAVLVRRIDAVRAGTGAGERRVAASLAFQGLAARLWSVALGPAALTGQVPGLPPDAVWWNPDRTAPDDLWLPEPAVPAGGAGDAARRLRGAVLHGHLLPLHRATCLAARVSGALLWGNAASALAGSLRVLHGWCLAEGRPEAAERARTAVTALLGEPPLRAAGHWRQGPERDFRRRSCCLYYRVPGGGLCGDCALRRPPRRPA; from the coding sequence ATGACGGTGGACGCGGCCCTCGGCGCCGCCGGTGCCGTGGGCCCGTTCTTCGCCGTGCGCACCGGACCGCCCGGACCCGGCGGCCCGCGCGCGGAGGGCTACGTCCCGCTGGCCGAGGCCTACGGGCCGCCCGCCCTCCCCGGTCCGCGGCGGGAGGGGGAGGAACGGGCGCCGGCCGCCGTGCGGTCGGGCCCGGCCGCCGCCACCCCGCCCGCCGGTCCGCCGGCCGTACTGGTCCGGCGCATCGACGCGGTCCGGGCGGGCACCGGCGCCGGCGAGCGCCGGGTCGCCGCCTCCCTCGCCTTCCAGGGGCTCGCCGCCCGGCTGTGGTCCGTCGCCCTCGGCCCGGCCGCCCTCACCGGCCAGGTGCCCGGCCTGCCCCCGGACGCCGTGTGGTGGAACCCGGACCGGACCGCCCCGGACGACCTCTGGCTGCCGGAACCGGCCGTGCCGGCCGGCGGCGCGGGCGACGCCGCGCGGCGCTTGCGCGGCGCCGTCCTCCACGGCCACCTGCTGCCGCTGCACCGCGCCACCTGCCTCGCGGCACGGGTCTCCGGCGCGCTGCTGTGGGGCAACGCCGCCTCGGCGCTCGCCGGTTCGCTCCGCGTGCTCCACGGCTGGTGCCTGGCCGAGGGGCGGCCCGAGGCCGCGGAACGCGCCCGGACGGCGGTGACGGCGCTGCTCGGCGAACCACCGCTGCGGGCGGCCGGACACTGGCGGCAGGGCCCGGAGCGGGACTTCCGGCGGCGCAGCTGCTGCCTGTACTACCGGGTCCCGGGCGGCGGACTCTGCGGGGACTGCGCCCTGCGGCGGCCCCCGCGCCGGCCGGCCTGA